One window of the Pan troglodytes isolate AG18354 chromosome 12, NHGRI_mPanTro3-v2.0_pri, whole genome shotgun sequence genome contains the following:
- the IL36G gene encoding interleukin-36 gamma isoform X2, whose amino-acid sequence MRGTPGDADGGGRAIYQSMCKPITGTINDLNQQVWTLQGQNLVAVPRSDSVTPVTVAVITCKYPEALEQGRGDPIYLGIQNPEMCLYCEKVGEQPTLQLKEQKIMDLYGQPEPVKPFLFYRAKTGRTSTFESVAFPDWFIASSKRDQPIILTSELGKSYNTAFELNIND is encoded by the exons ATGAGAGGCACTCCAGGAGACGCTGACGGTGGAGGAAGGGCCATCTATCAATCAA TGTGTAAACCTATTACTGGGACTATTAATGATTTGAATCAGCAAGTGTGGACCCTTCAGGGTCAGAACCTTGTGGCAGTTCCACGAAGTGACAGTGTGACCCCAG TCACTGTCGCTGTTATCACATGCAAGTATCCAGAGGCTCTTGAGCAAGGCAGAGGGGATCCCATTTATTTGGGAATCCAGAATCCAGAAATGTGTTTGTATTGTGAGAAGGTTGGAGAACAGCCCACATTGCAGCTAAAA GAGCAGAAGATCATGGATCTGTATGGCCAACCTGAGCCCGTGAAACCCTTCCTTTTCTACCGTGCCAAGACTGGTAGGACCTCCACCTTTGAGTCTGTGGCCTTCCCGGACTGGTTCATTGCCTCCTCCAAGAGAGACCAGCCCATCATCCTGACTTCAGAACTTGGGAAGTCATACAACACTGCCtttgaattaaatataaatgactgA